From the genome of Candidatus Binatia bacterium:
GCCGTGGTTGGGGGAAGAAGTTCATGACCCGTTCGATTGCCTGGTTGGCGTTGTTCGAGTGTAGCGTCGCCAGGCAGAGGTGGCCGGTTTCTGCAAACGTGATCGCCGCCTCCATCGTTTCAGCGTCGCGCACCTCGCCAATGAGAATGACATCCGGCGCCTGGCGCAGGGTATTCTTCAATGCATCATTGAACGAAAGCGTATCGAAACCCACCTCACGCTGGTTCACGATGCACTTCTTGTGGCTATGCACAAACTCGATTGGATCCTCGACCGTCAGAATGTGTCCCGCGGTCATCTCGTTACGGTGGTCCAACATAGCGGCTTGCGTGGTGGACTTGCCCGAGCCGGTTGCGCCAGTCACCAGCACGAGCCCGCGGCGGCTGAGCGCAAGGGTTTTCAAGATCGGTGGCAACTGCAGCTCATCAAGCGTTGGGATGCGGATCCTGATCTGGCGCACCACCACCGCCACCGCACCCCGCTGGCGAAACACATTGATACGAAAGCGGCCCAGTCGCTCCGAAGCGATGGCCAGATTCATTTCCAGCTTCTCATCAAAGGCGGCACGCTGGCGCTCACTCATGAGCGACGTCGCGAGCGCCTCGACCTCGACCGGCGTCAGCACCTCGGTTCCGACGGGTTCGGTGAACCCCTCGATGCGAAGCATGGGAGGACTCTCGATGGTCAGATAGAGATCGGAGGCGCCGCGCGTCACCATCTCGGAGAGCAGCAGCCGGATATCCACCGGTTACGCTCCGCGCCCCCCGACCGGCCGCGGAAATCGCTGCGCGCCAGCCTTGGCGTCGGTCGCCATTGCCCCGAACAAGTTCGGCGTTAGGGTCCTCGACTGCGCTTCTTCCTTGGTGACCAGGCCCCTGTTCACCAGATCGATCAGGGCCATGTCCAAGGTCTGCATTCCCACGGCTTGGCCGGTCTGCATGCTTGAAGGAATCTGATGGATCTTGTTCTCGCGGATCAGGTTGCGCACGGCGGGCGTCCCAATCAGAATCTCGAGGGCTGCGATCCGTCCCCCGGCTCGTTTGCGCAACAGGGTTTGTGTGATCACCGCTTGGATCGATTCCGCGAACATGGTGCGGATTTGCGATTGTTGGCCCGCTGGGAAGACGTCGATGATGCGATCGACCGTCTTCGGCGCACTGGAGGTGTGCACAGTTCCAAACACCAGGTGGCCGGTTTCGGCCGCAGTCAGTGCCAACGAGATCGTTTCCAAATCGCGCATTTCGCCCACCAGGATGACATCGGGATCTTCACGCAACGCGCCGCGGAGCGCTGCGTCAAACGACATGGTGTGCGGTCCAACCTCACGCTGGTTGACCAAGCATTTCTTCGAGGTGTGGACGAACTCGATCGGGTCCTCGATGGTCAGGATGTGTCCTTCGTAGCCCTCGTTGATATAGTCGATCATTGCCGCCAGAGTGGTCGACTTTCCAGAACCGGTAGGTCCGGTGACCAAGACCAATCCTTTCTCTTTGTCGGCAATGTCCTTTATCACCTGGGGCAGCCCGAGATCATCGAAGGTCATCACCTTCGTCGGGATCGTACGGAACACGGCGCCCTCGCCGCGACGGGTGCGAAAGGCGTTCACCCGAAACCGAGCGATGTTCCCCAACTCGAACGAAAAGTCCGCGTCGTTCGTTTCCTGAAACGTCCTGCGCACCGCATCACTCATGATGTCGAAGACCATGTGGTGCACCTCTTCGGGGCTGAGCGGCGGGTGCTCGATGCGTTTCATGTCGCCATGAATGCGGAGCATCGGCTGCTCTCCAGACGAAAGGTGAACGTCGGAGGCTCCCTCCCGGTGGGCAAAAGTCAGCAACTGTGTGATATCCATGGATGAACCCCTCTCGTGGATAGTGGAATGAGCAAAACGCACGCCAGGTGCGGGGGCTCGACACCTCTGGTGTCATCATGCCGGGGCAGGGGTGGCATCCTCAGCTTCGGGCAACGTGAGGGCCTGGGACGTTAATTTGGTAACGCCGCTCAGCGCGAGAGACTGGCCAACATGATCTGCATCAGAAGATTGCTGCCGGCGTGATAGAACGTCGGTACAAGGATGGTGTCCGTCCGGGCTCGCAGCCATCCGTAGAGGAGGCCCGGGAAGAATACGATCAGACGTGCCGGACCCCCGTACCATAGATGGCATGCGGCGAACAGTGCGGCGGCGATCGGCAACCCGAGCCCCCATTTTGCACCGAGGAATTCAAAGGGTCTGCCGCAGGCGCGATCGAATTCGGTCTGCAGGTATCCGCGAAAAAAAAACTCCTCAGGGAGGGCGATGAGCAGAAGCTGGTCAATGGCCGAAGCGAGAAACACCGTCGGCAAACGAAAGTGAAAATCCAGCCCGGACCACCAATGCGCAAGAAGGTAATGGCCGACCATGTAGGGGACAAACACCGCCACAATGACCCCGGCGTGAAAACGGACGCTGCCTGGACGCTTCAGGGTCAGGCCATATGTGGCGTAGGGGCGCCTGGCCAAGGTGACGAGCGCAAAGGGGGTTAGAAACCACAGAGTTGGGAGATGCAATGCCACCGCAAGGGGAAGCGTGCCAACGAGAAGCGCCAACGCTTCAGCGATGGGCCGGTAGCGATGCAGGCTCACGCCGTCCCACTTCCGCGTCACGGTGAAGGCGGACTCGCATCTTCCACAATGATGGCGGACAAACCCAGGGGTGTGACCGACCGGGCAAGGGCGACGGCATCTTCCCGACGGCCGAACCGACCCATTCGCACCCGGTAGTGCCGGCCCGCCGCTCCGTCGAGCGTGGCGAGATAAACCCCATCAAAGCGCCGCTCCAAGGTGCGCTTGAGCCGCAGGGCGTTGTCGCGGTCCGCAAAGGCGCCGACCTGTACCGCGTACGCCGCGGAAGCAAGCTGCACACCTCCCATGCCCAGCACCTCGATGCGCACGGGCACCGTGCCGGGGCCGATCATGCCGACGGTACGCGCGGCGGCGTACGAGAGGTCGATCGCACGGTCCTTCACGAACGGTCCGCGGTCGTTGATGCGTACCTCTACCTCTTTGCCGTTCTGCATGTTGGTTACGGCCACGCGGGTTCCGAGCGGCAGCGTTTGGTGAGCGGCGGTCAAATCGTACTGGTCGTAGATCTCCCCACTAGAAGTGCGATTGCCGTGGAAGCCCGGGCCGTACCACGAGGCCATGCCAGTTTGGACGGCTCCAGAACGAGCCTCGATCGGAGGGGGATGGCGGCGCGCGACCAAGCCGCATCCCGACAGCAGCACTCCCAGCACCAACCCTCCGGCCACCCCACGCCACATGGCCGCGGATTATACCAGAAGAGAGCACAGAAAGCGTACTGTCCGGGATCTATCAGGGAGACGTTCTCTGTCCTGTGCTTTTCAATTTCCCGCCACGGTCATGCGGGCAATTTTCACGGTCGGTGCCATCACGGAGTGACGAAGATCGAGATCGTTCCCGATGGCCTCGATGCTGTCGTACATGGTCAGGAGGTTGCCGGCGATGGTTATCTCCTCCACCGGATGAGCGAATTCGCCGTTCTCGATCCACTGGCCGACAGCACCGCGCGAGTAATCGCCGGTCACCGGGTTGACTCCGAAGCCAATCAACTCTGTGACGTACAGGCCGCGATGCACCGACCGAATGATCTCTTCTGGAGAAGCGGTTCCCGCCTGGAGGAAAAGATTCGTTGGCGCGACCCGTGGGGCGTCGCCGACCGATCGGGCCGCGTTGCCGGTGCTGCGGCTATTGAGCTTTCGCGCCGAGTACGTATCGAAGAGGTAACTGGCCAGCACGCCGTGATCCAGCACGACGGTACGCCGAGTTGCTAGCCCCTCTCCGTCGAAGGGCTTCGAGCCCAAGCCGCCCACGATCGTTCCGTCATCGATGACCGTGACCCACTCCGGAGCGATGCGCTGGCCAAGCTTATCGAGCAGGAAGGAGGTTCGCTTGTACAAGGTGTAGCCCGAGACCGCGGTCGCGAGATGATGCATCAAGCTCGATGCCGTTTCGGGATCGAAGATCACCGGCACGTCGCAGGTCTGCACGCGCCGTGCATTGAGGCGACGTACGGCGCGCGCTGCGGCCTTGCGTCCGATCGCGGCCGGGTCTTCCAGCCGCGTCAATTTTCGTTGCACGGAATACCAGTAATCACGTTGCATCGAGCCGTTGGCGGAGGCAACGGGTACAACTGAAAGCGACACGCTCGAATCGCGGTACGCGCCGACGAAGCCGAGGGTCGACGCATACACGACACGGCCAGTAGAAGAAGAGAAGCTTGCACCTTCGGAGTTTGTGATGTGGGGGTCCGTGTCCAATGCCGCCCGCTCGGCTTCCCGAGCCGCGGCAATGGCCCGTTCGGCCGTGAGCGACTCGATCTCCGGGTCATAGAGTTCCAGATCGGGAGTTCCGGCTGCCAGTTCGTGGGCCTCAGGAAGCCCGGAGAACGGATCCGGCGCGATTACCCGCGCCAGGGCACAGGTGTCCTCCGCCAGGCGCTCCAGCGCCTGGCGCGAAAAATCCGCGCTGGAAGTGATGGCGCTGCGTTCGTTGATGAAGACCCGCAGGCCGAGATGTTTCTGGCGCGCCTGTTTCAGCGTCTCGATCTCTGCCAGGCGCACGCCGGCTTCGAGCGCGTCTCCCTCGGCCACGACGACGTCGGCGGCGCTGGCGCCGTGGCGTTTCGCCGCCGCCAGCAGTACCTCGGCGATCTCTTCCAGCGGCTGGACACTCATGGTCTCCACCTCATCAGGCAGCCTGCGTGCCCCCGACGGTCAGGCCGTCAATGCGGATGGTGGGCAGGCCGACACCGACCGGAACCGATTGGCCGTCCTTGCCACAGGTGCCAATGCCCTCATCGAGCCGGAGGTCGTTGCCGACCATGCTGATGCGCTTGAGGACATCAGGCCCGTTGCCGATGAGGGTGGCACCCTTCACCGGCCGCGTGATCTTGCCGCCCTCAATGAGGTAGGTCTCACTCGTCGAGAAGACGAACTTACCGCTGGTGATATCGACTTGGCCGCCGCCGAAGTAGGCAGCGTAGAGACCGTGATCGACGGATCGGATGATCTCATCGGCGGTGGATTCTCCAGCCAGCATGAACGTGTTGGTCATTCGCGGCATGGGGATATGCGCGAAGCTCTCCCGCCGCCCGTTGCCGGTGAGCGGCATGCCCATCAGTCGGGCGTTGAGTCGATCTTGCAAGTAGCCGCAGAGGATGCCCTTCTCGATCAGCACGGTGCGGCTGGTCGGGGTGCCTTCGTCATCGACGTTGAGCGAGCCGCGGCGATTGGCCAGCGTGCCGTCGTCGATCACGGTGCACAACGGCGACGCTACCGGCTTGCCGAGCAGCGCCGAAAACGCAGAGACCTTCTTGCGGTTGAAATCTCCTTCTAACCCGTGGCCGACGGCTTCGTGCAGCAGAATGCCCGGCCAACCCGGACCGAGAACCACCGTCATCGTCCCCGCGGGTGCGTCGGTTGCATGCAGGTTGCGCAGCGCCTGATCCGCTGCGGCTCGCGTCAGACGCAGGTAGCGATCTTCCTCCAGCAAGAAACCGTACTCGACGCGGCCGCCCCCGCCGGATGTGCCTTGCTGGCGGTTCCCCGCTTCTTCCGCGATGCAGGTCACGTTGAGGCGGACGAGGGGCTGCGCGTCACCCACCAGCACACCAGCGGAGCTCACGATGAGCACGAGCTTCTGCTCGACGCCAATGGTTGCCATGACGTTCTTGATGCGTGGATCGTGGCGCCGCGCGGCGACATCGATGCGGCTGAGCAGATCCACCTTGTCCGCTAAGGGCGCTTCCAGTGGCGATCGCGCCAAGGCGTACAAGTCGTGCCCCGGCGCCGCCTCATGGACTGCCACGGCACGGTGTTCTCCGCCGCCCTCTGCGATCGCCTGCGCCGTGCGCGTCGCCAGCCGCAAGCTGTCGATGGTGACATCATCGGAGTAGGCATACCCGGTCTTGTCGCCGGCAACCACGCGCACACCCACGCCCTGCATGATGTGCTGACTGGCCGTCTTGACGATGCCTTCCTCGAGGCTGAGGCTTTGGACTCTGCGGAGCTCGAAGTACAGATCGGCGTAATCCGCGCGACGCGCGACGGCGGTGCCGACGATGTGTTCCAGCGCGGACTGGCTGAGACCGAAACGTTCGAGAAGGAATCGCTCCGGTGCGTGTGTGGGAATCGCGGCTGTCATCGTGATAGTCCTTGATTTTGAGCCTGCAACCTGCGTAGCATAGTCGCAGTCACGGGGCCAGGTTGTGCGTAGCGCAAGACGAACGGTCGCATGAGTCAGTACTCCCTCGAAGCGCGCTGGTCGTGTCTGCGACGCTACGTGGGGCTACGCATCAACCTCTTTCGTGCCATGCATGACGGCCGTTTTCACCTCGCCGACGACCAAAGTGTGATCGCTACCCGCTCCGGGGATTTCGCACTGACAGCGTGCATCGCCTTCGATCAGGTCTTCTCGTATTACTACGTGCGCGACTGCAGCTGGTATCGTAGTGATCTGTCGCGGTTGAGTGACGACGATGTGCCCGACCACATTCGCGACGATCTCCTGCGGCAGTTTCTCAGCTTGCTCGGTTGACGCCCCGTGAGCGCCGCACCTGTGCTGCCGCCGGATCGCTGGCTTACCATTCTCGATCGCCTGTTCACGGAAATGATCGAGCAACAGCACAGCAAGGTGCTGCAACTCGCACGTCGGGTTGTACCCGATGTCACACCGGAGGACTTGCGCAACCCACAGGACTTTCCGCAACTCAGCCGGGACCCGGTGTTCAACTACGAGGACGGTCTCCTCGCCGGTCTACGCAGCGCGCATATCGCGGTCCGAGCCGAGCTGCGTTGTTACGAAGACGCCCCCGGCAACGGCTGAGAGTGCCGCACGCATCGGCCGTGGGGGTTTCGACGCGGTCGTTCGCATGCAGCCGGCGGTTACTTGCCACCCACGATCGATGGGTGCGCGCGACGATGAGGTTAGGCGGTTCGCAATTGGGTGATCCGCCCCGCAAGCTCGGGAAGCACGACG
Proteins encoded in this window:
- a CDS encoding TldD/PmbA family protein, whose amino-acid sequence is MSVQPLEEIAEVLLAAAKRHGASAADVVVAEGDALEAGVRLAEIETLKQARQKHLGLRVFINERSAITSSADFSRQALERLAEDTCALARVIAPDPFSGLPEAHELAAGTPDLELYDPEIESLTAERAIAAAREAERAALDTDPHITNSEGASFSSSTGRVVYASTLGFVGAYRDSSVSLSVVPVASANGSMQRDYWYSVQRKLTRLEDPAAIGRKAAARAVRRLNARRVQTCDVPVIFDPETASSLMHHLATAVSGYTLYKRTSFLLDKLGQRIAPEWVTVIDDGTIVGGLGSKPFDGEGLATRRTVVLDHGVLASYLFDTYSARKLNSRSTGNAARSVGDAPRVAPTNLFLQAGTASPEEIIRSVHRGLYVTELIGFGVNPVTGDYSRGAVGQWIENGEFAHPVEEITIAGNLLTMYDSIEAIGNDLDLRHSVMAPTVKIARMTVAGN
- a CDS encoding PilT/PilU family type 4a pilus ATPase; the encoded protein is MDIRLLLSEMVTRGASDLYLTIESPPMLRIEGFTEPVGTEVLTPVEVEALATSLMSERQRAAFDEKLEMNLAIASERLGRFRINVFRQRGAVAVVVRQIRIRIPTLDELQLPPILKTLALSRRGLVLVTGATGSGKSTTQAAMLDHRNEMTAGHILTVEDPIEFVHSHKKCIVNQREVGFDTLSFNDALKNTLRQAPDVILIGEVRDAETMEAAITFAETGHLCLATLHSNNANQAIERVMNFFPQPRHPEIYLQLSLNLRGIISQRLVPGVDGKRVAALEVLIDTPWIKDLIKKGEIDTLKEAIEQSTHEGGQTFDHAIYDLYAQGRISEEQALADADSANNLRIRIKNLDLSRQEPKKNGLPGRPASDDFRIEGVTPPHLRRP
- a CDS encoding CPBP family intramembrane glutamic endopeptidase, yielding MTRKWDGVSLHRYRPIAEALALLVGTLPLAVALHLPTLWFLTPFALVTLARRPYATYGLTLKRPGSVRFHAGVIVAVFVPYMVGHYLLAHWWSGLDFHFRLPTVFLASAIDQLLLIALPEEFFFRGYLQTEFDRACGRPFEFLGAKWGLGLPIAAALFAACHLWYGGPARLIVFFPGLLYGWLRARTDTILVPTFYHAGSNLLMQIMLASLSR
- the tldD gene encoding metalloprotease TldD, with amino-acid sequence MTAAIPTHAPERFLLERFGLSQSALEHIVGTAVARRADYADLYFELRRVQSLSLEEGIVKTASQHIMQGVGVRVVAGDKTGYAYSDDVTIDSLRLATRTAQAIAEGGGEHRAVAVHEAAPGHDLYALARSPLEAPLADKVDLLSRIDVAARRHDPRIKNVMATIGVEQKLVLIVSSAGVLVGDAQPLVRLNVTCIAEEAGNRQQGTSGGGGRVEYGFLLEEDRYLRLTRAAADQALRNLHATDAPAGTMTVVLGPGWPGILLHEAVGHGLEGDFNRKKVSAFSALLGKPVASPLCTVIDDGTLANRRGSLNVDDEGTPTSRTVLIEKGILCGYLQDRLNARLMGMPLTGNGRRESFAHIPMPRMTNTFMLAGESTADEIIRSVDHGLYAAYFGGGQVDITSGKFVFSTSETYLIEGGKITRPVKGATLIGNGPDVLKRISMVGNDLRLDEGIGTCGKDGQSVPVGVGLPTIRIDGLTVGGTQAA
- a CDS encoding septal ring lytic transglycosylase RlpA family protein gives rise to the protein MWRGVAGGLVLGVLLSGCGLVARRHPPPIEARSGAVQTGMASWYGPGFHGNRTSSGEIYDQYDLTAAHQTLPLGTRVAVTNMQNGKEVEVRINDRGPFVKDRAIDLSYAAARTVGMIGPGTVPVRIEVLGMGGVQLASAAYAVQVGAFADRDNALRLKRTLERRFDGVYLATLDGAAGRHYRVRMGRFGRREDAVALARSVTPLGLSAIIVEDASPPSP
- a CDS encoding type IV pilus twitching motility protein PilT, which codes for MDITQLLTFAHREGASDVHLSSGEQPMLRIHGDMKRIEHPPLSPEEVHHMVFDIMSDAVRRTFQETNDADFSFELGNIARFRVNAFRTRRGEGAVFRTIPTKVMTFDDLGLPQVIKDIADKEKGLVLVTGPTGSGKSTTLAAMIDYINEGYEGHILTIEDPIEFVHTSKKCLVNQREVGPHTMSFDAALRGALREDPDVILVGEMRDLETISLALTAAETGHLVFGTVHTSSAPKTVDRIIDVFPAGQQSQIRTMFAESIQAVITQTLLRKRAGGRIAALEILIGTPAVRNLIRENKIHQIPSSMQTGQAVGMQTLDMALIDLVNRGLVTKEEAQSRTLTPNLFGAMATDAKAGAQRFPRPVGGRGA